The genomic region CGGCTCAGCGCCGAGACCAGTCCGCGGCCGGGCGCCGCCAGGAACACGACCAGGAAAACGAAGCCGACGCCCACGGCCATGCAGCCGGCGATCGAGGCGTCGATCCAGACGGCCAGGCCGAAGCCCAGTCCCGCCGCCACGGCGCCGAGCAGTGCGGCCAGCGCCAGCAGCAGGCCCAGGCGGTCGGTCAACAGGTAGGCCGCCGCCGCGGGACCGATCATCAGCGCGACGACCAGGACCAGTCCCACCGCATCGAAAGCGCCGACGGCGGTCACCGACACGAGGGCCATCAGACCGTAGTGGATCGCCGCCGGCGCCAGCCCGAGCGAGGCGGCCAGGCCGGCGTCGAAGGTCGCCAGCTTCAGCTCCTTGAAGAAGCCCGCGACCGCCAGCAGGTTCAGCAGCGTCACGCCGCCCATCACCCAAAGATGTCGCGGGCCGAGGTCGGCCCCGCCGACGACGAAGCGGTCGAAGGGGGCGAACGCCAGCTCGCCCAGCAGCACGGCGTCCACGTCCAGGTGCACGTTGCCCGCATAGCGCGTGATCAACACGATGCCCACCGAGAAGAGCGCGGGGAAGACCAGGCCCATGGCCGCGTCCTCCTTCAGGCGCCGCGACTTCGTCAGCATCTCCACCAGCACGACCGTGAGCAGGCCCGTCAGGGCCGCCGCGATCACCAGCCAGGGGGAGGCGAGATCCTTCGTGACGAAGAAGGCCACCACGATGCCGGGCAGGATCGCGTGGCTGATGGCGTCCGAGAGCATGGCCAGACGCCGCAGCATCAGGAACACGCCGACCAGCGAGCACCCCGCCGCCGTGACCACGGCGATGGCGAGGATCTCCAGCTGCGGCGCGCTCACGACGCGTCCCCCGCCAGCTCGCGGCCGCGGACGACGCCGGCCTCGGTCAGTCGCCAGCGTCCGTCGGGATCGGCGACGGCGAGTCCCTGCCCGGCCAGTTGCCGCAGCCCCGCGCGCACGCCCGCGCTCTGGCTCATGGTGCGCAGCGCGTCGACGGCGTGGGGCGCCGCGGCGGGCTCGCGGTGCTGGGCGGCCAGGCGGTAGAGGTCGGCCAGGACGCTGTCGGCATGGAGCCGCCGCCTCTGCCGGCCGGTGCGCCACCGCGCGGCCAGCAGCCCGCGCCGGGGCGCGATCAGCAGCGAGAGCGCCGTGAGCGCCGTGACGACCAGGATGATGGTGGGCCCGGTCGGCAGCCTGGGCACCAGGCTCGATAGCATCGCGCCGCTCAGGCCGCTCGCCGCGCCGAAGGCTCCGGACAGGACGACGAGACGGCTCAGGCGATCGGTCCACTGGCGCGCCGCGGCGGCGGGCGCGACGATCATGGCGCTCATCAGCACCACGCCGACCGTCTGCAGGCCGATGACGATGGCGATCACCAGCAGGGTCGTCAGGATCACGTCGAGCCGGCGGACCGGGAGTCCCAGCGACCCCGCGAAGGA from bacterium harbors:
- a CDS encoding metal ABC transporter permease, whose product is MSAPQLEILAIAVVTAAGCSLVGVFLMLRRLAMLSDAISHAILPGIVVAFFVTKDLASPWLVIAAALTGLLTVVLVEMLTKSRRLKEDAAMGLVFPALFSVGIVLITRYAGNVHLDVDAVLLGELAFAPFDRFVVGGADLGPRHLWVMGGVTLLNLLAVAGFFKELKLATFDAGLAASLGLAPAAIHYGLMALVSVTAVGAFDAVGLVLVVALMIGPAAAAYLLTDRLGLLLALAALLGAVAAGLGFGLAVWIDASIAGCMAVGVGFVFLVVFLAAPGRGLVSALSRRRRQRWEFAHVMLAIHLLQHEGGDDEDEESRVEHLHGKHVGWTPAFTTRVVDGARRRGLVESSAGRVQLTASGREAAGRALSGARA
- a CDS encoding metal ABC transporter permease, whose translation is MTWLTDLVTDYTLRTVALGSAALGLVAGALGAFAVLRRQSLLGDAVSHAALPGIVLAYMITGAKTPLVLVIGAALAGWAASLLVMLVVRTSRIKLDTALGLVLSTFFGLGLVLLSVVQRSAGAGQAGLDRFLFGQAATLVGDDLATMSVLGALVLIVLTVLWKEFKLLSFDPSFAGSLGLPVRRLDVILTTLLVIAIVIGLQTVGVVLMSAMIVAPAAAARQWTDRLSRLVVLSGAFGAASGLSGAMLSSLVPRLPTGPTIILVVTALTALSLLIAPRRGLLAARWRTGRQRRRLHADSVLADLYRLAAQHREPAAAPHAVDALRTMSQSAGVRAGLRQLAGQGLAVADPDGRWRLTEAGVVRGRELAGDAS